CCGTTGGGCTCCCAGGGTCTTCTAAGTTCAATACGTTGTCTTCACAGGCAGGAAATACCAGCAGGCTAAGACTTATTAAGATGATATATTTTATGTTTTTCATTGTAAAGAAATTATACGATTAGAATGTTACGTTAAGGCCCATTGTGAAAACTTTGGTAACAGGGTAAAAAGCACCACTAGAAAATTGTGGGGTCAAAGGGTCTATACCTTCAGGCATGTTATCCCAAGTAGCTAAGTTTTGCCCGGACAAGTAGATACGTGCAGCTGAAATACTGAATTTATCCAATACATCTCTAGGTATCTTATAGCCAAGAGTTATATTTCTTAGTCTTACATAAGAGGCATCATGCATCCAAGTTTCATTCACACGCCAGTTAGAGTGTGAACTTCCTGGAGTTAAACGCGGATATGCTGCACCTGTATTAGTAGGAGTCCAGTAATCCGTTTGCCATTCCTGAATTTTACCAGCGTTAAAAAAGGCCCAACCAGCATCACCTTGCAATACCACATCACGTCCTCCAGCTCCGAGTAATGATACTGAAAGGTCAAAACCTTTATAGGCAGAGAAAAGCTCTAGTCCCCAATTTTGAGTAGTAATGTCACTACCAATAATGGTACGGTCGTCATTTGTTATTGCTCCGTCTGGTACTCCATCAGGACCAGAGATATCAGCATATTTTAAATCACCCGCTTGGATTGCTCCAAACCCTGGTGATGGTAATGAACTATTAAGATTACCATCTACATCAAAATCGCTTTCTTGATAAAGTCCATCTACTTTTAGACCGTAGATAGAACCAATTTCTTCACCAACGCGATTAATTGTGTTACCTGGAGGTAACTGGTCTAGACCGCCCAAGTCTTTGATTTCGTTGTCAAAACCAGAGTAGTTAAGGTTGATTCCGTAACGGAAATCTTCACCGATCATATCGTTCCAACCAATACTAAAATCGTATCCTGTGTTCCAAACTTCACCAGCATTCTGAACTGGAGCTTCCAAACCTACTGATGTTGGTATAGTAACCCCTAAAAGAATATCTTTTGTTTTACGCACGTAATATTCTCCAGTGAAAGATAGCTTACTGTTAAAAAATTTAGCATCCATAGCAACATTCTGGGTTTCGCCGGTTTCCCATTGTAATTGTGAATTGGCTAAAACTGACTGGGCTCCACCTACTACTGGAGTACCGCCAATAACAGCATTGGCATTACCAAGACCAAAAAGGGAAGTATAAGGGAAGTTTACCTCTTGAGCCACGGCTGAACCATCTGAACCTTGAATAACATCTCCGTTATTATCGGTTCTGTTGGCGGCAAAAATGAACTGGTTTCCTAATTGTCCCCAAGAGGCTCTAAATTTTAGAAAGTTGATGGTTTCATTATCCTGAAGAAACTTCTCTTCGGATACTACCCAACCAACGGAAAAAGATGGAAAGGTTGCAGAACGATAGCCTTCGGCAAAGCGCGAAGAAGCATCTTTTCTAACATTTGCTTCAAAAAGATATTTGTTTTTGTAAGTGTAATTTATTCTTCCGAATAAAGACTCTAATCCGTTTAAGGTTGAATTACCAGAGTTTAGTTGCGTATCTGGTAAACCATTATCTAGACCTCTAAATTCGTCTAGAACAAACCCTCTTCTACTAGCGGACCATATTTCCGAATTGAATTTAAGAAATTCATAGCCTCCTAAAACCGAAACATTGTGATCGCCAAATTCTTTTCCCCAGTTAGCAACCGCATTAAAGTTGTCTTGGAATGTGGTAAATGTTTCCTTGAAGAGCGAGCTTTCAGAAATTCCACCGCCTACAGTACTTTGCGCTGGTCCACCCGAACCTTCGTAATAGGTGTATCGTGCTCTAAAATCATCTTGGTCTCTATCAAAAAATTGTGGTGCATACGTTGCGGCAATAGAGAAATTGTTGAACGGTCTATAAGTTACTTTGGCCAAGGCTCTAAAGTAATTTGAAACGGTTTCATCTTTCGCAGTAGAATTAGCTAGTGCAACGGGGTTGCTACCACCAAAACCGGAACCATAGGTACCATCATCATTAAAAGCTACAAAGAGTGGCTGTAGACGATATGCCGAACGAGTAAGATTATTTAAACGTGCGGGCTGACTTTTAACTTCTCTTCTGAAGTTAAGGTCAAATGCTAAGTCTAATTTTTTGCTAAGTGCATAATCTAGATTAAACCTGCCATTATATCTTTGAAATTTAAAGTTTGGAATGTTACCGTCTTGATCGGTGAACGATATAGAGCTGGCTACTTTCAATTTTTCAGAACCACCACGTACAGAAAGACTATGGTATTGCTGAATAGCAGCTGAATTGAATAGAAGACCAACCCAATCCGTATCTGGTAAGGCCTCTGAACCTACTCCGTTACCCGAACGGTATTGGTTAAGTACGTCGTCAGAAAATGCACCAGGCTCAGCAGAGTTAAATGCTTCCATATACCCTAACGCATCTGCGAATTGTAGATTTTGAGCAATGCTCTGTACCCCAACGTAAGTATTGTAAGAGGTTGATATTTTCCCTTCCTTACCCCTTTTTGTAGTAATAAGAATTACACCGTTTGCCGCACGAGAGCCATATATAGCTGAAGCCGAAGCATCTTTAAGTACGGAAATAGATTCAATATCACTAGGGTCTAAGCTATTAATGTCATCAGGGATACCGTCAACCAAAATAAGTGGGTTATTTTTGGCTCCGCTGCCTAAAGTACCTACCCCACGAATACGTATGGCCGCACCATCTGAGCCTGGCTGGCCACTGGATTGTGTTGCGGTAAGACCAGGAACTAGCCCTGCTAATGCCTGTGAAGCTTGAGCAACTGGTTGCTTTGCTATTTCCTCCGCTTTAACGGTTTCTACAGATCCAGTTAAATTAACTGCTTTTTGGGTTCCGTACCCAACCACAACTACTTCATCTAGTTGCGATGCCTCTTCAGCCATGGTAACATTTAATGAGGTTTGACCGTTTACGGCCTTTTCAACAGTTCCGTAACCAATAGAACTGAAGATTAAGGTAGCCCCTTCTGGAATTTCAATACTAAAATTTCCATCAAAATCTGCTACAACTCCATTGGTTGTTCCTTTTTCAACAATGTTGGCAGCTGGTATGGGAATACCCTGTTCGTCGCTTACGGTACCTGATACCGTAATTTGTGCCGATACTTCGCAAAGCGCGAATATCGATAAAAGAAAAAATAAGACTGCTTTTTTCATAAGCTCTAGTTTAAGTTGAGAGGTGAATAGTGAGTTATTTAAGGTTTGACTGTTCCAAATTACAAGTCTAGTCTGGTCTAGTCTGTTTAACAAATAAATAACATTATTACATATTTGCCAAATATTTTTTGCTAAATGTTGAATTTGAGGGGGTAACAATTGGTATTCCCTTAAATATCGTGGTGTTTCATAGGATTTTTCTTTCCTGAAATATTTGAACACAATACTTTTAAGCTGATTTTACCTAAATTAGAATCTGTAAAATCAATTATAATTTTAAGTGTCTAGATTTATTTTTATAAATCGGCTACTTGATTACAACTGTAAAGCAGGTAAATTTGGTTTTAGTATTTTTGCGTTCGTCCCAAATGGTTAAGAAAGAATAAATGGTAAAACTTAGTATTGAAAAGAACTCAAAGAAGCCTAAATATCTTCTGCTTGCAGATAGTATTACTTCGCAAATTGAACAAAAGCAATTAGTTCTTGATGAAAGGTTACCATCAGTAAACAAGCTCTCCGCTCATTTTAACTTTAGTCGTGAAACAGTTTTTAAAGCATTAAACTACCTAAGCGAAAAGGGAATTGTTAGGGCAGTGGACAAGATTGGTTATTTTGTGAACGACCTTTCTGTAGAAACGGAGTTTAAGGTGTTTTTCTTGTTGGATAAGTTTACACCCTTTAAGGAAGATTTATATAATTCACTTATTTCAAGCTTAGGTGAAAATGTAAAGGTCCGCTTATATTTTCATCACCAAAACATTGAACTTTTTGCGTCTCTGATTTTAGATAATCTCAAAAATTACACACATTTTGTAGTTACAACATACATAGAGGATTCAAAATCGGTACAGAAAGTGCTCAATAAAATACCACCTGAAAAATTGATTATTCTGGATAAATATGAGCCTAATGTCAATGATGGTTGTGGTATGGTTTTTCAAGATTTTGAGAATGACATTCTTAATCTACTAAAGGAAAATATTGATTTAGTCAATAAATACGATAGGTTGGTACTTTTCAATCGTAAAAATGCGCCACACGGCGATTTTGTTCAAAAAGGTTTTGAACGATTTAGTGCGCAATACAATTTTAAGAGCGAGGTGTATTATAACTTTTCTCCGGACTACTTTGAAAAAGGAACGCTTTACATCACTATTGATGCTTATGATAGAGATATGGTGGAGATTATAAAATTGGCTCGTAAATCTGAATGGGAACTGGGTATAGAGATTGGGCTAATTAGTTACAATGATACCAGTACTAAAGAGATTTTAGCCGGAGGTATATCAGTAATCAGTACCGATTTTAAGAAAATGGGAGAGGAGGCTGCCAAAATGATTTTGGAAGGCAGACGAGAACATAAAAGCAATGAAACCAAATTGATTCTAAGAAATTCGCTCTAAAATATCAATTACATCACCTGTACAAAAACCTTCTTTCGCTGTACAGCATAATACCAAAATAGCAACGAAATCAATATAGTAAGAATGGCTCCCCCTATATAGGCCACGTTATTTTCTAATTCAAAGCCTTCTGGTGCTATGAGAATGTATGTAGAGCATACCATAGTCATGAAAATTGCTGGAAGGAGAGTTATCCAATACAATTTGTTTTCATAAATAAGATATGCGGTAATCGTCCATAGAACTACTGTTGCTAGGGTTTGATTACTCCAGGCGAAATACCTCCAGATTATTCCAAAATCCATCTGGGTAAGTGCAAAAGCGACTATAAACAAAGGAATGCTGATATAAAGTCGGTTTTTTATTTTCTTTTGGTCGGTCTTAAAAATATCGGACAAAATTAATCGTGCCGAACGAAATGCGGTATCTCCTGATGTAATTGGGGCAGCAACAATTCCCAATAATGCTAAAACACCTCCTATTTTACCGAGCATGTTCAACGATATTTCATTCGCAGCCCATGCTGCGTTATTCCCATTGGCCAACATGGCATCGTTAAGACCTCCCACATTACCAAAAAACGTCATGGCTGCAGCGGCCCATATTAGAGCTACAACACCTTCGGTAATCATGGTTCCAAAGAAAATTTTTCGCCCTAACTTTTCATTTTGCATACATCGGGCCATTAAAGGAGATTGCGTAGCATGAAAACCTGAAATAGCACCACAGGCAATCGTCACGAAAAGAATGGGAAAGAGTGGTGTAGCTTCCGGGTCAGACGTCATATTCACTAAATTTGCCGGTACCAATTCCGGAATGTGATAATCTCCAAAAAAGAGGGCAATGACCAACCCCAATGCCATTAATAGCATGGCAATCCCAAAAATAGGATACAATTTTCCTATCATTTTGTCTATTGGGAGTAGGGTGGATAGAATGTAATATGCTAAAATTATACCTACCCAAATCCAAAGATTCCACATGTTTCCGGTCATGCCATCTATAATTTTTGCCGGTCCCATTAGGAAAACGGTCCCCACAAAAATTAATAATATCACCGTGAAAAAACGCATAATATGTTTCATCTGAGGCCCCAGATAGATGCCCACTATTTCGCTAATACTCAGTCCATCATGCCGAACGGAGAGCATACCGGAAAAGTAATCATGAACGGCTCCGGCAAAGATACTTCCCAGGACAATCCACAGAAAAGCTGCAGGTCCGAACATGGCTCCCGCAATAGCACCAAAGATGGGCCCTAGTCCGGCAATATTTAAAAATTGGATAAGAAATATTCGCCAAGCGGGTAGGGGCATAAAATCAATATCATCCCGTAAACGAATTGCAGGGGTTTCCTTTTCCGTGTCGATTCCGAAAATACGTTCTACCAGTTTGCCATAGGTATAATAACCCAGTATAAGTACAAGAACAGAAATAATGAAGGAAATCATAAGGAGTAGATTTTAAACGGCAGATTAGCTATTATCCTCTAAAAATTGAACTACAAGATAAGAATTCTTCTCTTTGCTAGAGTCGGCAAAGGCACGTAGATTCTTGAGAATTTCGGAAGAAATTTTCGTTTCATTTTCTAAGTGTGATAAAAAATCTCGTATCTGATTTTTAGTGAGTACACTTAACTGTCCGGAAATGGAGGTCACCGTAGCTTCCGATGCAGTATCTATATGTTGCAATAACAGGCTTCGAGTGTTAATATCAATATAGGGTAAAGCATCCCAAAAGGGTTGCATTTTGTTCGGTTCTTTGGAAAAGGAGTCCGCTAAATTTTTGATGATATACGAGCGCACCAGTGGAATACCCGATTTAAAAAGCGTTGATATTCTTGAAAAATTGGTGTCATATTGATTTTTGGTCAGATTTTCAAGAGCGTACATTTGATAATTGGTATGCTCACTATTCAACATACGAATCCACATTTGCTCGGTCTGTTGTGCAACGGTAAATGCTTTTATTTGGTCTTTAATATCACCATGCACCAGGTGCCAGGCTACATAACAGGAGTAAAGGGCACCGGAAACAACAGATTCTTTTACCTCTTTTATAGTGGCACCGGACAAAGCATCTACGCCTTCTATTGTTGAAGGCTTCGGTTTTGTGACCAGCTCATCTATAGCCCTTCTTTTTAAAATGGAATTGTGGTCTTTCAGCAGTTCATGCAGCTTCCAGTAGTCCGAGAACAAAAATTCGTCATGGTCATGTTTGGTCAACGGTTCTTCGCTAGATCGGTCAAAACCGGCGTAATCGCCCAAAAGCGTCCAATACAAAGTAATATGCATCAGTCTACAATCGCCATCGGCACAAACTGGCGTAATAATATTTGAGGAATACAGCACTGGTGCATCCGAATTATCTCGGAAAATATTTACTTTTTGAGCACCTACGGAATCCACAATAATTTCCATTGGGGTTTCTGATCTATTTAGAATAGTGCCTTGTTTCCAATTCAATACAAAAAACTCCGGACTTTTATCTAAAACTGTTTTTTTCGAACTATTAGGAAAAGCAACAGCCGACCCAAACTGAGCTTCACAAAGATGGGTTAGAAGTAAAAGGATGCCTAATGCAAGTCTTCTCATTTTTTAGACGTAGGAATCTTTTCGTATTTCTGTTCTTCTATTAAATCTAGATATTCCTGTAAATAACCTGTGTAAATTTCACGTGGCATAACCTCGTATTTTTTACAAAGGGAAGCCGCATAACCAACGGCAGCACCCATTTGCCCGGTAGTAAGCATAACACGTGGCCCACCGAGTCCCGCGTGGGAGCAGCTGAAATTACGACCGGCCATAAAAAGGTTGCTAATGTTTTTAGAATACAGGCTTCTGTACGGAATGTAATATTGCGGACCTCTATAAAATAAAGCTTCCGAAATGAAATCTGGATTTTTCTCGTCCTCTAATACCGTTTGGTAATGAACGTCTACCGCTCTTTTCTCGATAACGACGCCATCGGGAAATTTACGTCCTTCTTTAGCATCGTTAAAGGTAAAAATATGGTCTCCTACCAATCTTCTCGATTCCCGTTTTCCAACCAAGTACGAAACCCACTCCAATTTTCGGTTCTTGTTTACCTCGTCTTTTTTGGCATTGGAAAATGAACCATAAATGGCACGTAGCATGTGGTCGCGTATTTCTTCGGCATCGTCAATTTGGCTCAGGTCGTTTCTACTGAACTCCCATTGCCATTCGCCATTAACTTCTGCATAATCCTTTGATACCGGCATGGCCCAAGGTACCTCTGGAAAACTCTGCGGACTATCCGTGTCTTTAGATCCCCAAAGAACTGAAGAACCCATAACGGCATTATCCGCTTCTTTTGGACTCCATAATTCACCGTGCTCTTCCCAATATTCTCCGTAGGTATCTACGCTTTCACGTCCATATGAGAATTCCGCACCAGCCCAAAAACCTATCCAGCCATCACCTGTAGAGTCTACAAAATAGGTCGCTGTAAACCGTTTTCTTTCCCCTGTAAACGTTTGTCTGGCATCTACATATTTTACACTGTTTTCTTCCGAAATAGCATCATAAGCACGCCAGTTTAGGAATAAATCTATATTATCATAGCTCTTAACATTTTCGTCCCTTTTTTGCTGGTCCAGTTTAGATTCTGCCGAACCGTTAGGGTAGTGCTTGGTGTCTATTTTTTTAAGGATACGCTCAAAATTGCCATAAATACCTTCGGTATGAACACGTATCTCTTCACTGGCGTTACCCCCTAAAACTGGGCGATCATGAATCAATGCCACCTTTAAACCTTGTTCTGCACCGGCTATTGCTGCAGCGCAGCCTGCCAATCCTCCGCCTACAACCACTAAATCATAGGTTTTTAATTCCTCTGGTGCATTTGGTTCCGCAGCTAGTTCTTGACGCCAAGCCGCTAACTTTTTTGGAGATGATGGAGGTGTTGTTTTGTTGGTAGAAAAATAAACGGCATCACAGCGGCCGTTAAAACCTGTAAGGTCAACTAACTCTATATGTGTTTCGTTTTTCTTATTGATTTTTGTTTCGCCTGCATATTGCCAGCCCCAACCGGAACGTGTACCCAATACCGTATCTAATACGGCCTCGTTCACTTTTAACTGAAATTTTCCAGGAGCTTCCCATTCACCTGGAACCCAGTTCATAGTGCGCACCCAAATATGGTACGAACCGGATTTATTGAAATTAACTTTTGTAGAAGCATTTTTTACCGGTTTTCCCATACCATGTGCATTCAGATAAGGAGAACCCATTTGCTCAACGAATTGTGGGTCTACAAGCCAACCACCCGGATTATCAAAGCTTTCGGCTTCAACGAGTACGTCTTGAGCGAACAAAGAAATTGAACTAAAGAGGAGTAGGGTAACAATCAGTAACTTTTTCATAAGTGGCATGGAATAGAAATAGTGAAAATAAAACTAGTATGGTCTAGTATGGTTTTGGTAAATATATAAAATTATTTTTAATCTAATAATCTAGCGTGAAATAAGTGATGTTAATATTATTTGTAGGGTAAATATGAAGATTTGATATAATGGAGATTTTCAATTTATATAGTAAAGCACAAATAAATAGATATAAAAAAATCCCCGAAGTCATGCTCCGAGGATTTCTTAATGGATGAAATTAGATTATCTAATGCCACTCACTTAGCACAAAACTGTTAAGCCAAACTGCTTTTTGGTCTGTTCCTTTAAAAATGAATTGAATGTTATTTTTTCCATCGGATTCAAAATATATCTCGGTGGGTTGAAACGGCGAAGTTTGCATGGTCTCGCCCTCGGTAACGGTAACGTTCGATAGGGTAGAGGTTCCATTGGCATCTGAAATAGTCACATCTAGCTCTTTGGTATACGGAATTTTGTAAATTCTATAAGTAGCCATTTTTTCTTGATTGGGGTCCATACTATCTGTATTGGTTCTTGGTGCATGATGAACCGTATTCAATTTATATTTTCCTTTTTTCAAACCAGAAAATCTTAAGGTCAGCCCCTCTTTTGAAACCCCTAAAACCCCTTCGCCATGGGCAAAGCCATATTTACCTATGACGTTGATTTCGCCCAACCAGCGTGTAGAGCTGGCATCGCCATTACTTTGAACAGTAGCGGAAAAACCACCAAGTTCTTCAAATTGTTTGGTAGAGGCAGCATTATCTTTTCCATTCCACGGAATCCAATCAAACTGCACCAATTGTTCTTCTCCACCTAAATCTACCCGAATGCTCTCAAAATCATGAATAGGTTCGGCAGTAGAAGCAATCATGTCAAAATTCGCTTTTTCGGTGGTAACTGTTTCAGTTACTGATTTAAGTCCCTTTGCCTTTGCTGTGATGGTTATCTGCCCAGGAGAGTTTCCTGCACGAATCAAAACAGGAGCTACTCCATATTCCGTTTGCATAGGGTTGGAGCCAATACCTTCCTTGTCTCCAATTATTTCGGCATCACCCTTTACTGAGAATTCTACAGCTACATCTGCATCACCAAGCAAGATGCCATTTTTGTCCACTATTTTGGCATATGCCACCAGAATATCAGAACCATCGGCAACGAACTTACGTCCTTCCATATCTGGCTCTAGGATGATTCTATAAGCTTCTTCCGGAGTTTTTGTAGTTTTGGAAACGACAATTTTACCATCTAACAATCCGTTGGCGGTCAGTGTTCCTTTTTCATATTTTGAAATGGAAAATACAAATGGTGCGTGTTTTAAATATTTGTACTTATCCGCTCGCGAAGGATGTTCCTCGGCAATTGTTTTACCGTTTACTTTGAGCTGTACTTTTTCCGAATTACTAAAAATCACCACTTCTTTTGTGTCTTCATTCCAATCGGACGCAATATGTAAGTAGGGGTAATCCGTTAGTTCAGCTGGGTACCAAGCCAAGTTTTCCTCAGGTCTAGGATAGCGAAAAGCCGTCATGAAACCACCTCTACTTCTATTTTTAGGTGTTTTAGTAGGGTGAAAAGTATAGTAGGCATGGGCCGTCCACGAAATAAGTCCCAGTTTCATCGGGTCGTTCATGTATTCATTAACGGCTTCCGGACCGCGACGGCCTTCCATGGCAACCATAGGCTCATCTCCGCTCCAATAATAAGGGCCGTACACCATTTGACCATAAATATCGGTCAAGCCGGAAGTCTGCCAGCCTGTCCATCTACTACTTTGTGATGCGGTATACCTAACTGGATCTTCCTGTTTGATAACATTATGAGCCCTTGGAACATAACCTCTATGGTTTATACCAGCCCCCCAAATAAAAATGGACGTATGGTTTCTGTGGTTGCGCACCATTGCTCTGGCGGACTTTTCAAAATTATCGAACCAAGCTTCGTTACCTATTGACATCCACGTAGGGGCTTCTTCATACACCAGCATTCCTAACTCGTCACAGGCTTCCAACAACGAATTGTCATGCGGATAATGTGCCGTACGAATGACGTTCATTCCCAATTTTTTTAATTGAAGAATATCTTTGTAATGCAGTGAATTGGGCATGGCATCCCCAATAAAACCATAGTGCTGGTGTAAATTGGTTCCAATAAGTTTTAGAGGTTTTCCGTTGAGAACAATACCGTCATGATTGTTCATTTCAATCTTACGGAATCCGGTTTTTACCTCTATCTGATCTACTACTTTATCGGCTTCTAAAACCAAAGTATTTACACGGTATTGGTTAGGTTCATCTATAGACCAAAGCTTCAAGTTGTCTTCAATACTTCCTATTACATTAAATTGAACATCTGCACCGGAAGCAATGGTTTTTGTCTGCTCCAATTTTAAAACGACCAAACCTTTATCATCAACAACCCTATTTATAACCGTAGTTATTTTAGGTTGATTATTTTCGTTCCGAACCGTAGTTTTAATATTAATCGTTGCATTCATATTCACCGGATCTACGGTGGGGGTGGTAATGTATTGGCCTGCGTTTTCAGCTTCCCAATTAAAGGTGATATGTAACGGATTGGTTTCAACCAAATACACATCACGATACAGACCGGCGAACTTAATATAGTCCATAGGGCCTGGGTCCGGTGGCACGTCTTCGCGCTTGCGGTTATCGGCTAAAACGGTAACTAAATTTTTTGCACCTCGATTTACAAAATCGGTAATATCAAAATGGAAAGGGGTGTACCCACCAACGGCATGCTGACCTATGTGTTTGCCATTTACCCATACATCCGTTACTTGGTGAACGCCTTCAAATTCAAGAAACACTTTGCTTTGGGAGTTGTCCGAAACCTCAATTTGTTTTCGGTACCACCCTACTTTTCGCATAAAAGTATCTTGGTATTTATCATCTTGAACCCCGTTGAGGTCCATAGTAGTAAGTTCCAATCCGTGAGGCACGTTAACTGTTTCCCACTTGGAATCATCCGTATCCAATTTAAAAAAATCAGCATCTGGATCACCCAAATGGAATTTCCATCCTTGGTTGATATTTAGTTTGGAACGATCTGTTTTTTCAAAGCCTTCTGGTAAAGTTTTTTGTTGTGCATGAGCTGCTAGATGAAATAGCAGTATAAAAAGCATTGTTTTTACTACTTGTAAAGTACGCATTAACTATAATTTTATTGAATTTATTTTTCGTTTTCCAGTTCTTCTATCGTCCAATAGTCTTCACGGTCTTTTATACTTCTTCTCACATTACCAACCTTCCAAGCAGGAACGCCACTTTCGTTGTTTAGGTGCATTCTTATGTAGGTGACGACGCTAGCAATGTATTCATCGTCCTGTTGTTTCATGCCCGCCATAACACCAGAGTACTCTTTGCCGTCAACAGGTCCCGTAAGGCCATTTAGAAGAATTTTCACGGGAATATCCCATTTTTTGGCGGTCACCCTGGGAGAACCGATCAATGAAGGAGCCATGCCTTCAATACCATTACCATTTTTACCATGACAGGACGCACATAAATTTTTAAAATGCGTGTATCCCTTTACAATTCTGCTGCGGGTATGAGTATTCTGAAGCACGTGTTTCTTCTTGATTTGCTCTATTTCTAGAGGTACTTCTTTTAGACTCTCTTCCCCAATGACCGCAATAGCTTCGTTTGATGGATTTGAGGAAATGACCTGGGCAATGGTTTCGTTTCCTGCTTTGTCTTTTGCAGACCGTAGAGAAAGCAACAGTTGTTGCAAAACTTCTGGGTTTGTATCATTTTTTAACGTCTGGACCGCTTCAATAACTTCTTGATTACCGGATTTTAGCAAAGGTTCGGCTACCCGAAGCGCTGCCATACGTACCCGGGCATCATCATCTTGCAGAGCTGATAGAATAAGAGATTTGTCAATGGCATCAAGACCATCTAAAGCCCAGATAGCATGTAGTCTACCCAATGCATAATCCGTATCACCTAGCATTGAACCCATAAAAGGGTCACCGCCAGTTACAATATCTTTTAAATCCGGGACTATGGATTTGTCTTCCTTGAGTACCAAAAGTTTTTGAGCGGTAAGACGGTACCAACCGTTAGGGTGATGCAGATAATCCAATAATTGGGCATTTGATTTGTTCAAGAGGTTTTCCTGTTTGGCAGGTGCAATTTCTTCATGAACTATTCTGTAAATTCTACCTTTTCCAATATTCTTGTCAAATCCTTTTCGTTCTACCACAGGGCGAAGAAAACTACCTTTTCTAACCCAGTTGCCCTCTTGAATAATTCCGCGGTACATGTCTACAACGTACAAACAACCGTCAGGGCCGGTTTGAGTGTCAACTGGTCTAAAGTTGGTATCTGTGGATGCCAGAAACTCTGTTTCACCATACGGATTGGAAAGTACTTTTTTTCCGTTCACTAGGTTCACTTTCGCTCTACGAATCAAGCGCCCAACTGGTTCGGGAATGAAAAGGTCGCCATACATGGGCAATTTATCGCCTAAAAATACCGACTGCCCACAACTTGCCGTAAAATGGTTGAGTGTACCGTCTTCTCGAAGCCTATGGAGACCGCCCTGCACATCTGGTGTTCCAATTATGGGCCACACTTTTTCAAAACCTTCTTCCCATTTGCCTTCCATTTCTAGATTGCCATAATAGGGATGTTGTTGATAGCCCAATGCAGGGGTTTCGCCACCTGCGCTGGAATAATAAATCTGACCTACTTCGTCTTGCGTCATGCCCCATTGACCCGAAGGTGCGTCCATTAAGGTATCAACCTCCATTTCACCCTTTGTAAATCTATAGCGCAAAGAGCCATTGGATTGATAAAGGTAATTATCCAGCCCCCAAATCATTGTGGCGGATTGGTGCTCTAGGTTTGCATTATCACGTTTATTATTTTCTAGGATGAGCTTCTTTTCATCGGCAACA
This genomic interval from Zobellia roscoffensis contains the following:
- a CDS encoding SusC/RagA family TonB-linked outer membrane protein, which translates into the protein MKKAVLFFLLSIFALCEVSAQITVSGTVSDEQGIPIPAANIVEKGTTNGVVADFDGNFSIEIPEGATLIFSSIGYGTVEKAVNGQTSLNVTMAEEASQLDEVVVVGYGTQKAVNLTGSVETVKAEEIAKQPVAQASQALAGLVPGLTATQSSGQPGSDGAAIRIRGVGTLGSGAKNNPLILVDGIPDDINSLDPSDIESISVLKDASASAIYGSRAANGVILITTKRGKEGKISTSYNTYVGVQSIAQNLQFADALGYMEAFNSAEPGAFSDDVLNQYRSGNGVGSEALPDTDWVGLLFNSAAIQQYHSLSVRGGSEKLKVASSISFTDQDGNIPNFKFQRYNGRFNLDYALSKKLDLAFDLNFRREVKSQPARLNNLTRSAYRLQPLFVAFNDDGTYGSGFGGSNPVALANSTAKDETVSNYFRALAKVTYRPFNNFSIAATYAPQFFDRDQDDFRARYTYYEGSGGPAQSTVGGGISESSLFKETFTTFQDNFNAVANWGKEFGDHNVSVLGGYEFLKFNSEIWSASRRGFVLDEFRGLDNGLPDTQLNSGNSTLNGLESLFGRINYTYKNKYLFEANVRKDASSRFAEGYRSATFPSFSVGWVVSEEKFLQDNETINFLKFRASWGQLGNQFIFAANRTDNNGDVIQGSDGSAVAQEVNFPYTSLFGLGNANAVIGGTPVVGGAQSVLANSQLQWETGETQNVAMDAKFFNSKLSFTGEYYVRKTKDILLGVTIPTSVGLEAPVQNAGEVWNTGYDFSIGWNDMIGEDFRYGINLNYSGFDNEIKDLGGLDQLPPGNTINRVGEEIGSIYGLKVDGLYQESDFDVDGNLNSSLPSPGFGAIQAGDLKYADISGPDGVPDGAITNDDRTIIGSDITTQNWGLELFSAYKGFDLSVSLLGAGGRDVVLQGDAGWAFFNAGKIQEWQTDYWTPTNTGAAYPRLTPGSSHSNWRVNETWMHDASYVRLRNITLGYKIPRDVLDKFSISAARIYLSGQNLATWDNMPEGIDPLTPQFSSGAFYPVTKVFTMGLNVTF
- a CDS encoding GntR family transcriptional regulator encodes the protein MVKLSIEKNSKKPKYLLLADSITSQIEQKQLVLDERLPSVNKLSAHFNFSRETVFKALNYLSEKGIVRAVDKIGYFVNDLSVETEFKVFFLLDKFTPFKEDLYNSLISSLGENVKVRLYFHHQNIELFASLILDNLKNYTHFVVTTYIEDSKSVQKVLNKIPPEKLIILDKYEPNVNDGCGMVFQDFENDILNLLKENIDLVNKYDRLVLFNRKNAPHGDFVQKGFERFSAQYNFKSEVYYNFSPDYFEKGTLYITIDAYDRDMVEIIKLARKSEWELGIEIGLISYNDTSTKEILAGGISVISTDFKKMGEEAAKMILEGRREHKSNETKLILRNSL
- a CDS encoding carbon starvation CstA family protein produces the protein MISFIISVLVLILGYYTYGKLVERIFGIDTEKETPAIRLRDDIDFMPLPAWRIFLIQFLNIAGLGPIFGAIAGAMFGPAAFLWIVLGSIFAGAVHDYFSGMLSVRHDGLSISEIVGIYLGPQMKHIMRFFTVILLIFVGTVFLMGPAKIIDGMTGNMWNLWIWVGIILAYYILSTLLPIDKMIGKLYPIFGIAMLLMALGLVIALFFGDYHIPELVPANLVNMTSDPEATPLFPILFVTIACGAISGFHATQSPLMARCMQNEKLGRKIFFGTMITEGVVALIWAAAAMTFFGNVGGLNDAMLANGNNAAWAANEISLNMLGKIGGVLALLGIVAAPITSGDTAFRSARLILSDIFKTDQKKIKNRLYISIPLFIVAFALTQMDFGIIWRYFAWSNQTLATVVLWTITAYLIYENKLYWITLLPAIFMTMVCSTYILIAPEGFELENNVAYIGGAILTILISLLFWYYAVQRKKVFVQVM